Proteins encoded in a region of the Corynebacterium genitalium ATCC 33030 genome:
- the metE gene encoding 5-methyltetrahydropteroyltriglutamate--homocysteine S-methyltransferase, producing the protein MTNFPKATIEGYPRIGANRELKRALESYWAGRIDADTFRTTTRALRIDTYNHLRDLGLTEDYAIPADVAYYDQVLETGLTVGLIAGGTDLDEEFALARGNDTRVPLEMTKWFDTNYHYLVPEVEAGQDITPAPERIVRLVEEAGEAGHAVRPALVGPITLLALAKPVEWSLLDKLVDAYAQVFAALKEAGAEWVQVAEPALVADLSTPDAELAKYAQSAWSRLLDAEQRPNVYITTPYGSLREGLNALASVKPEALHVDLSPWTLDADPDYPQRVAAAVQDGTTLVAGLIDGRNVWAANLREKVEVLGKLGTADAPHVSTSTSLQHVPHTLNAEKNIPVEVAPWLSFADEKIEEITALVAGEGNAPEAFGRSDRAVRTRAESTRIHNADVVKRVEDLPTGEVQRQPLFAERKEAQKELGLPALPTTTIGSFPQTKEIREARAAHRNGELNDEQYTEALKQEVKQVIELQERLGLDVLVHGEPERNDMVQYFAELLDGFVVTENGWVQSYGSRCTRPPIVVGDVSRPEAMTTEWSAFAQSLSDHPVKGMLTGPVTILAWSFKRDDVPLSVSADQIGVALADEVADLEKAGINVIQIDEPALRELLPLRADDRPAYLDWAVRAFRLVALEAQPTTQIHTHLCYSEFGQIIDAVAGLDADVTSIEAARSKMELLEDIDETFHAEIGPGVYDIHSPRIPSKEEMVELIKAALENVPTDRLWVNPDCGLKTRGYAEVEPALANMVAARDEVVGGL; encoded by the coding sequence GTGACGAATTTCCCTAAGGCAACGATCGAGGGTTACCCCCGCATCGGTGCGAACCGCGAGCTCAAGCGCGCGCTGGAGTCCTACTGGGCCGGCCGCATTGACGCTGACACGTTCCGCACCACGACGCGCGCGCTGCGCATCGACACCTACAACCACCTGCGCGACCTCGGTCTGACCGAGGACTACGCCATCCCGGCGGATGTCGCGTACTACGACCAGGTGCTCGAGACCGGCCTGACCGTCGGCCTGATCGCTGGCGGCACCGACCTGGACGAGGAGTTCGCTCTCGCCCGCGGCAACGACACCCGTGTGCCGCTGGAGATGACCAAGTGGTTCGACACCAACTACCACTACCTCGTGCCTGAGGTTGAGGCTGGCCAGGACATCACCCCGGCTCCGGAGCGCATTGTCCGCCTGGTTGAGGAAGCCGGCGAGGCTGGCCACGCTGTCCGCCCGGCACTCGTCGGCCCGATCACCCTGCTCGCGCTGGCCAAGCCGGTCGAGTGGTCGCTGCTGGACAAGCTTGTCGACGCTTACGCACAGGTCTTCGCCGCCCTCAAGGAAGCCGGCGCTGAGTGGGTCCAGGTTGCAGAGCCCGCACTGGTCGCCGACCTGTCCACCCCGGATGCTGAGCTGGCGAAGTACGCGCAGTCCGCTTGGTCCCGTCTTTTGGACGCTGAACAGCGTCCAAATGTGTACATCACCACCCCGTACGGCTCGCTGCGCGAGGGCCTGAACGCCCTGGCATCGGTGAAGCCGGAGGCTCTCCACGTCGACCTGTCCCCGTGGACCCTTGACGCTGACCCGGACTACCCGCAGCGTGTCGCTGCAGCCGTCCAGGATGGCACCACCCTCGTTGCCGGCCTCATCGACGGCCGCAACGTCTGGGCCGCTAACCTACGCGAAAAGGTCGAGGTCCTGGGCAAGCTCGGCACCGCCGACGCACCGCACGTGTCCACCTCCACCTCCCTGCAGCACGTGCCGCACACCCTGAACGCCGAGAAGAACATCCCAGTCGAGGTCGCACCGTGGCTCTCGTTTGCCGACGAGAAGATCGAAGAGATCACAGCTCTCGTTGCCGGCGAGGGCAACGCACCGGAGGCGTTCGGCCGTTCTGACCGGGCTGTCCGCACGCGTGCAGAGTCCACTCGTATTCACAACGCGGACGTCGTCAAGCGTGTTGAGGACCTGCCGACCGGCGAGGTCCAGCGCCAGCCGCTGTTCGCCGAGCGCAAGGAAGCACAGAAGGAGCTCGGCCTGCCGGCGCTGCCGACCACCACGATCGGTTCCTTCCCGCAGACCAAGGAGATCCGTGAGGCACGTGCGGCGCACCGAAACGGTGAGCTGAACGATGAGCAGTACACCGAGGCTCTGAAGCAGGAAGTCAAGCAGGTCATCGAGCTCCAAGAGCGCCTGGGCCTGGACGTCCTGGTCCACGGCGAGCCGGAGCGCAACGACATGGTGCAGTACTTCGCTGAGCTTCTCGACGGCTTCGTGGTCACCGAGAACGGCTGGGTCCAGTCCTACGGCTCCCGCTGCACCCGTCCGCCGATCGTTGTCGGCGACGTCTCCCGCCCGGAGGCCATGACCACCGAGTGGTCCGCCTTCGCGCAGTCCCTGTCCGACCACCCGGTCAAGGGCATGCTCACCGGCCCGGTGACCATCCTGGCCTGGTCCTTCAAGCGTGACGACGTGCCGCTGTCCGTCTCCGCCGACCAGATCGGCGTCGCTCTCGCCGACGAGGTCGCCGACCTGGAGAAGGCCGGCATCAACGTCATCCAGATCGACGAGCCCGCCCTGCGCGAGCTGCTGCCGCTGCGTGCCGACGACCGCCCGGCCTACCTCGACTGGGCCGTCCGCGCCTTCCGCCTCGTCGCCCTGGAGGCGCAGCCGACCACGCAGATCCACACCCACCTCTGCTACTCCGAGTTCGGCCAGATCATCGATGCCGTCGCCGGCCTGGATGCCGACGTCACCTCCATCGAGGCCGCACGCTCCAAGATGGAGCTGCTCGAGGACATCGACGAGACCTTCCATGCCGAGATCGGCCCGGGTGTCTACGACATCCACTCCCCGCGCATCCCGTCCAAGGAAGAGATGGTCGAGCTCATCAAGGCCGCCCTGGAGAACGTTCCGACCGACCGCCTCTGGGTCAACCCGGACTGCGGCCTGAAGACGCGCGGCTACGCCGAGGTCGAACCGGCCCTGGCCAACATGGTCGCCGCCCGCGACGAGGTCGTCGGAGGCCTCTAA
- a CDS encoding acyl-CoA dehydrogenase family protein: MTSASPLATDLINFDSLLSRDEIEWRDDIRSFVESEIKPHVGQWYEDAHVPFELIPRFAEKGMIGAHLSGYGCPGRSAVDYGLAMLEVEAADSGLRTIFSVLGSLAMTSIHLNGTEEQKEKYLPKMAAGELLGAFGLTEPTAGSDPASMTTRATYKPGEGWVLNGEKRWIGLSHYADLTIIWAKVSTADLEAAGLDGFPEGRDETIAGFIVEKDTPGFDPQQIDKKLSMRVSTQAHIYMKDALVGEDKILSGRFGLKAPFMCLNEARYGIGWGVLGAARDSIECALAYAKERTQFGKPLAGFQLTQKKLVDMAVGLNQGYLLALHIGRQKDAGTLDISQISVAKLQNTRTAIEIAREARTILGGNGVTHDYSPIRHAANLESVRTYEGTDEMHTLILGQKMTGIGAFA, translated from the coding sequence ATGACCTCCGCATCTCCCCTCGCCACCGACCTCATCAACTTCGACAGCCTGCTCTCCCGCGATGAAATCGAATGGCGCGACGATATCCGTTCCTTCGTCGAAAGCGAGATCAAACCCCACGTCGGCCAGTGGTACGAAGACGCCCACGTGCCCTTCGAACTCATCCCCCGCTTCGCTGAAAAAGGCATGATCGGCGCACACCTGTCCGGCTACGGCTGCCCCGGCCGCTCCGCCGTGGACTACGGCCTGGCCATGCTCGAGGTCGAAGCAGCTGACTCCGGCCTGCGCACCATCTTCTCCGTGCTCGGTTCGCTGGCTATGACCTCGATCCACCTCAACGGCACCGAGGAGCAGAAGGAGAAATACCTGCCCAAAATGGCTGCCGGCGAGCTTCTCGGCGCCTTCGGCCTGACAGAGCCCACCGCCGGTTCCGACCCCGCCTCCATGACCACCCGCGCCACCTACAAGCCCGGTGAAGGCTGGGTGCTCAACGGCGAGAAACGCTGGATCGGCCTGTCCCACTACGCCGACCTGACCATCATCTGGGCCAAGGTGTCCACCGCCGACCTCGAAGCCGCTGGTCTCGACGGGTTTCCGGAGGGCCGCGACGAGACCATCGCCGGCTTCATCGTGGAGAAGGACACCCCGGGCTTCGACCCCCAGCAGATCGACAAGAAACTGTCCATGCGTGTTTCCACCCAGGCACACATCTATATGAAGGACGCTCTTGTCGGCGAAGACAAGATCCTCTCGGGCCGCTTCGGCCTCAAAGCCCCGTTCATGTGTCTTAACGAGGCCCGCTACGGCATCGGCTGGGGTGTGCTCGGCGCCGCCCGCGACTCCATCGAATGCGCCCTCGCTTACGCCAAGGAGCGCACCCAGTTCGGCAAACCGCTCGCCGGTTTCCAGCTCACCCAGAAAAAGCTCGTCGACATGGCCGTTGGGCTGAACCAGGGCTACCTGCTGGCTCTGCACATCGGCCGCCAGAAAGACGCCGGCACCCTGGACATCTCCCAGATCTCCGTGGCCAAGCTCCAGAACACCCGCACCGCCATCGAGATCGCCCGCGAGGCCCGCACCATTCTCGGCGGCAACGGCGTGACCCACGACTACTCCCCCATCCGCCACGCCGCCAACCTCGAATCCGTGCGCACTTACGAGGGCACCGACGAGATGCACACCCTCATCCTCGGCCAGAAGATGACCGGCATCGGCGCGTTCGCGTAG
- a CDS encoding CaiB/BaiF CoA transferase family protein, whose protein sequence is MALQQPQAGPLKGIVVADFSRVLAGPYATMLLADLGATVIKVEGPNGDDTRGWVPPKRGDVGTYYLSINRNKNSIKLNLKDPDDLDTAYAIIDRADVLIDNFRVGSLDKFGLDPETVRKRWPELIHAKITGFGSRAGAQLPGYDMLIQASSGFMSMTGSPDGPPQKAGYAFIDVLTGLHTTVGILASLLRRERFGGGGETIRTNLLSAALSSMVNMTSAAVASDAEMTRTGNDHPSIFPYGPFPAKDRELVICVGNNKQFATLVNGLGSPELADDPRFATNEQRNANREELRPILTELLASKNADEWIDLFRAKGLPIAPILSVREAIGFADDLELEPVVEITTKDGTDRVPFVSNPLDMSSGGITYTKAAPGLDEDRGDVLEWIAQTPAK, encoded by the coding sequence ATGGCGCTACAGCAACCACAAGCCGGCCCCTTAAAAGGCATTGTCGTCGCGGATTTTTCGCGCGTGCTCGCTGGGCCGTATGCGACGATGCTGCTCGCGGACCTCGGCGCGACCGTGATCAAGGTCGAGGGGCCGAATGGCGACGACACCCGCGGGTGGGTGCCGCCGAAGCGCGGCGATGTGGGCACGTACTACCTGTCGATCAACCGCAACAAGAATTCCATCAAGCTCAATTTGAAGGACCCGGACGACCTGGACACGGCGTACGCGATCATTGACCGGGCGGACGTGCTGATCGACAATTTCCGTGTCGGCAGCCTTGATAAATTCGGGCTCGACCCAGAGACCGTGAGAAAACGGTGGCCGGAGCTCATTCACGCGAAAATCACGGGCTTCGGCTCGCGCGCTGGGGCGCAGCTTCCCGGCTACGACATGCTCATTCAAGCGTCCAGCGGGTTCATGTCCATGACGGGCTCGCCCGACGGCCCGCCGCAAAAAGCAGGCTACGCATTCATCGACGTCCTCACCGGGCTGCACACCACCGTCGGCATCCTCGCATCGCTCTTGCGCCGCGAACGATTCGGCGGCGGCGGGGAGACGATCCGCACCAACCTCCTGTCTGCGGCCCTGTCGTCCATGGTCAACATGACATCCGCCGCCGTCGCCTCCGACGCCGAGATGACCCGCACGGGCAACGACCACCCGTCGATCTTCCCGTACGGCCCCTTCCCCGCCAAGGACCGCGAGCTCGTCATCTGCGTCGGCAACAACAAGCAATTCGCAACGCTTGTCAACGGCCTCGGCTCCCCCGAGCTTGCCGACGATCCCCGCTTTGCCACCAACGAGCAGCGCAATGCCAACCGCGAGGAACTGCGCCCGATCCTCACCGAACTGCTCGCGTCGAAGAACGCCGACGAATGGATCGACCTGTTCCGCGCCAAGGGCCTTCCCATCGCACCCATCCTGTCGGTGCGTGAAGCCATCGGCTTCGCCGACGACCTCGAGCTCGAGCCCGTCGTCGAAATCACCACTAAGGACGGCACCGACCGCGTCCCCTTCGTCTCCAATCCCCTCGACATGAGCTCCGGCGGCATCACCTACACCAAGGCCGCCCCCGGCCTCGACGAAGATCGCGGCGACGTCCTCGAGTGGATCGCCCAAACTCCTGCCAAATAA
- a CDS encoding YhgE/Pip domain-containing protein: MISGLHVGTHFRKLLNGVLPPLALLAITVLPLLFGGIFVWSYFDPLGNLDKIPVALVNSDKGAVGPDGEEMRAGDQVTEELLKVEPMNFVEVSAEEAQQGIADGTYYLGVEIPEDFSEAAVSVNSDEPHPAKMNVTLNNTNGFIPTMLGNQVARVMTAVISSTVGEQITNTLFMGFNTIGEGMDQASEGAGQLHEGAGEAKDGSQKLEDGVHKLEDGVDTAVEKLPELVDGAHKLDDGANKLDDGAKKLNEGLGEASDGADELADGMDKLRTATNALGAGAAAVSAGVDEVTGVGDQLAQLQEANRKINEALDQAIDDLENVGGPAARDLVDKAREAQAAAGITVDPETQQMVDTALDPETISKLRQLRDGARELSTQLNDPAAEYVQGINTAADGAETLSAALKLLHDGSGKLVTGTGELTDGTETLVVGVDSAAEKTPMLVDGTRQLVVGVEALNEGLIQLDDGSGELALKITEGAEQVPRFEGSKLEDASSVASSPVRLNETGDTLTTFGQGLSPFFLSLSLWFGGLIMFMIFNPISRRAIDSGTNPARVVMGTWIPAVGIGLIQALILWLVQVFLLDIDPVHPGQMLGALCFISMVFVTSIIAINALFGPNVGRLVTMVLMTLQLVASNGVYPPEVQPDFIQWVHSWDPMRFSVDLMRHTLFGSSAGDPRLEQALGVLAFVGVAAFLLAMAGFWRERVLMDKDIHPELQV; encoded by the coding sequence ATGATTTCCGGACTTCATGTGGGCACCCACTTCCGCAAGCTGCTCAATGGCGTCTTGCCGCCGCTGGCGTTGCTGGCCATTACGGTTCTACCGCTGCTGTTCGGTGGTATTTTCGTCTGGTCGTACTTCGACCCGTTGGGCAACTTGGACAAGATCCCGGTGGCGCTGGTCAACTCGGACAAGGGCGCTGTAGGCCCTGACGGGGAGGAAATGCGCGCCGGCGACCAGGTGACAGAAGAGTTGCTCAAGGTCGAGCCGATGAACTTCGTCGAGGTCAGCGCGGAGGAAGCACAGCAGGGCATCGCGGACGGCACCTATTACCTGGGTGTGGAGATCCCGGAGGACTTCTCTGAGGCCGCAGTGTCCGTGAACTCTGACGAGCCGCACCCGGCGAAGATGAATGTCACGCTGAACAACACCAACGGCTTCATCCCCACCATGCTGGGTAACCAGGTGGCGCGTGTGATGACGGCGGTGATCAGTAGCACCGTCGGCGAGCAAATCACCAACACATTGTTCATGGGCTTCAACACCATCGGCGAAGGCATGGACCAAGCTTCTGAGGGTGCCGGTCAACTGCACGAGGGTGCCGGTGAAGCGAAGGATGGCTCCCAGAAGCTTGAGGACGGGGTGCACAAGCTTGAGGATGGGGTTGATACTGCCGTCGAAAAGCTTCCGGAACTCGTCGATGGCGCGCACAAGCTTGACGACGGTGCCAACAAGCTGGACGACGGCGCCAAGAAGCTCAACGAAGGCCTCGGGGAAGCTTCGGACGGCGCCGACGAGCTCGCGGACGGCATGGACAAACTGCGCACGGCGACCAACGCGCTGGGTGCCGGTGCTGCCGCTGTGTCCGCAGGTGTGGATGAGGTCACCGGTGTCGGCGACCAGCTCGCACAGCTGCAGGAGGCCAACAGGAAGATCAATGAGGCGCTGGACCAAGCGATCGACGACCTAGAAAACGTCGGCGGACCGGCAGCGCGCGACCTGGTCGACAAGGCCCGTGAGGCGCAGGCGGCGGCCGGCATCACCGTTGATCCGGAGACGCAGCAGATGGTCGATACCGCGCTGGATCCGGAGACGATCAGCAAGCTGCGGCAGCTTCGCGACGGCGCCCGCGAGCTGTCCACCCAGCTCAACGACCCCGCTGCGGAGTACGTGCAGGGCATCAACACGGCCGCCGATGGCGCGGAGACCCTCTCCGCTGCGCTGAAGCTGCTGCACGACGGCTCCGGCAAGCTCGTCACGGGCACCGGGGAACTGACCGATGGCACCGAGACGCTGGTCGTCGGTGTCGACTCGGCAGCCGAGAAGACCCCGATGCTTGTCGACGGCACCCGCCAACTCGTCGTCGGCGTCGAAGCCCTCAACGAAGGCCTCATTCAGCTTGACGACGGCTCCGGCGAACTCGCCCTGAAGATCACCGAAGGCGCCGAGCAAGTCCCCCGCTTTGAAGGCTCCAAGCTGGAGGACGCCTCATCCGTGGCCTCCTCCCCTGTCCGCCTCAACGAGACGGGTGACACCTTGACTACCTTCGGTCAGGGTCTGTCCCCGTTCTTCCTGTCGCTGTCGCTGTGGTTCGGCGGCCTGATCATGTTCATGATCTTCAACCCGATCTCCCGCCGTGCGATCGACTCCGGTACAAACCCGGCGCGCGTGGTCATGGGCACTTGGATCCCGGCCGTGGGGATCGGTTTGATTCAGGCGCTGATCCTATGGCTCGTCCAGGTCTTCCTGCTCGATATTGACCCGGTGCACCCGGGCCAGATGCTCGGCGCGCTGTGCTTCATCTCAATGGTGTTTGTCACCTCGATCATCGCCATCAACGCCCTTTTCGGCCCTAACGTGGGCCGCCTGGTGACCATGGTGCTGATGACCTTGCAGCTTGTCGCTTCCAACGGTGTCTACCCCCCAGAAGTCCAGCCCGACTTCATCCAGTGGGTCCACTCCTGGGACCCGATGCGCTTCTCAGTGGACCTGATGCGCCACACCCTCTTCGGCTCCTCCGCCGGCGACCCACGTTTGGAACAAGCCCTCGGCGTCTTAGCCTTCGTGGGAGTGGCGGCCTTCCTCCTTGCCATGGCAGGGTTCTGGCGCGAGCGTGTCCTCATGGACAAAGACATCCATCCCGAGCTACAAGTATAG
- a CDS encoding methylenetetrahydrofolate reductase has protein sequence MDPLDEALEQPARTPARTALSFELIPPRHDADEAKLKDLVSGLAAYKPDYIAVTSSRRSGWLEGTADFIARLTESTNLPTIAHLACTAGTEEELADWIRRLIDSGVRGFLALRGDLPEGETSLPEGYLQYATQLLTLIQEIEEENAYRLAAGKLALSVACYPSGHAESPTPDLDLDVLLSKQRLGADFAITQLFFAAEDYLQFAEQSRMAGVRIPLIPGIMPMTSLKRVERMGVLSGIEVPQTVVDALSSASTPEEEYEAGMQLTVELTQKLLDAGVGGLHIYTHNNLAVTEDLLSRLGIEKPTN, from the coding sequence TTGGATCCCCTCGATGAAGCACTGGAACAGCCGGCTCGCACTCCTGCGCGCACGGCTTTGAGTTTCGAGCTCATCCCTCCGCGCCATGATGCTGATGAGGCCAAACTGAAGGACCTCGTTTCGGGGCTGGCGGCCTACAAACCCGACTACATTGCTGTGACGAGTTCACGGCGTTCGGGCTGGCTAGAGGGCACGGCCGACTTCATTGCGCGCCTGACCGAGTCGACGAACTTGCCGACCATCGCTCACCTGGCCTGCACAGCGGGCACGGAAGAGGAACTGGCGGACTGGATCCGCCGCCTAATCGACTCTGGTGTGCGCGGATTCCTCGCCCTGCGCGGTGACCTCCCGGAGGGGGAGACCAGCCTGCCGGAGGGCTACCTGCAGTACGCGACGCAGCTGCTCACCCTCATCCAGGAGATCGAGGAGGAGAATGCGTACCGCCTCGCCGCGGGCAAGCTCGCCCTGTCGGTGGCGTGTTATCCCTCCGGCCACGCGGAGTCGCCGACGCCGGACCTCGACCTGGACGTTCTGCTGTCGAAGCAGCGCTTGGGCGCGGACTTCGCCATCACGCAGCTGTTCTTCGCCGCAGAGGATTACCTCCAGTTCGCGGAGCAGTCGCGCATGGCTGGCGTGCGCATCCCCCTCATCCCCGGCATCATGCCTATGACCAGCCTGAAGCGGGTCGAGCGCATGGGCGTGCTGTCGGGGATTGAGGTACCGCAGACCGTGGTTGACGCGCTGTCGTCGGCCAGCACGCCGGAGGAGGAGTATGAGGCGGGCATGCAGCTCACTGTTGAGCTCACGCAGAAGCTTCTCGACGCCGGCGTTGGCGGTCTGCACATCTACACCCACAACAACCTGGCGGTGACCGAGGACCTGTTGTCTAGGCTCGGCATTGAGAAACCAACCAACTAA
- a CDS encoding Abi family protein, with protein MNRRKDYLSVQEQVEKIKDRGLSIPSEKAVARFLERNNYYRFSGYMRYFQKDLAHGEDEFIAGATWDEIVDLYELDARLRSLLLDGIQLAEISTRTAFALSEGAKHGPYESFLRSTSYKLPKDPSVKPTHKLIASELQRSKEPYISKYRKDAAGRGPAWLRDVPVWVAVETFSLGTLSKAITYRNDAGAVYGETCSTLGVGKPFLASQLRSFTFVRNKCAHSSRLWNCFVLDQPKVPTSAKNRAERTLGEPYEPNSVMATIVALDNFLFRTGMRVGFLDEYLELAAGKPAFRRGISDPQNS; from the coding sequence GTGAACAGGCGGAAAGACTACCTGTCGGTCCAAGAGCAGGTCGAGAAAATCAAGGATCGAGGACTTAGCATCCCATCCGAGAAAGCCGTCGCTCGTTTCCTGGAACGGAATAACTACTACCGTTTCTCTGGCTATATGCGCTATTTCCAAAAGGACTTGGCGCATGGTGAAGATGAATTCATTGCTGGTGCTACGTGGGATGAAATCGTCGATCTGTACGAATTGGATGCACGCTTGAGGTCTCTCCTGCTCGACGGGATCCAACTCGCTGAGATTTCTACTCGAACCGCGTTCGCTCTGAGTGAGGGCGCGAAACATGGTCCGTACGAAAGCTTCCTTAGGTCCACGTCTTACAAGCTGCCTAAAGATCCTTCAGTGAAGCCGACGCACAAACTGATTGCTAGTGAGCTTCAACGATCGAAGGAGCCGTATATAAGTAAATACCGCAAAGATGCAGCTGGGAGGGGTCCTGCCTGGTTGAGAGACGTACCGGTGTGGGTGGCCGTTGAAACGTTCTCGTTGGGAACGCTTTCTAAGGCGATCACTTACAGGAATGACGCTGGTGCTGTGTATGGAGAAACTTGTTCTACCCTCGGGGTTGGTAAACCTTTTCTTGCCAGCCAGCTGCGTTCCTTCACCTTTGTGAGGAATAAGTGTGCTCACTCATCACGCTTGTGGAATTGTTTCGTTCTTGACCAGCCGAAAGTGCCAACGAGTGCGAAGAACCGGGCCGAACGAACCTTAGGTGAACCCTATGAACCAAACTCCGTGATGGCGACAATCGTTGCCCTGGATAACTTCCTTTTCCGCACTGGCATGCGTGTGGGCTTCCTCGATGAGTATCTAGAACTTGCAGCTGGAAAGCCGGCTTTTCGTCGAGGGATATCCGATCCGCAGAATTCTTAA
- a CDS encoding TetR/AcrR family transcriptional regulator encodes MRSDAKARREKIIDAACDLLRTRPESTVTLEAIAARAGVGIATLYRNFPTRADLDAACGLRLLTNVGEFIDEALSRFADDPQAHWDTFVWQLLDYGAGPLVAAIAHDRWQHHPELSAERAATMEAFQGVLDKAAPAGLVPAGLTPLEFAAEMFVVTRPLDGEMVAVDADVQRRLVGRLLTAWRNAG; translated from the coding sequence ATGAGATCTGACGCAAAAGCACGGCGCGAAAAAATCATTGACGCGGCATGCGACCTGCTGCGCACCCGCCCCGAATCCACCGTCACCCTCGAGGCCATCGCTGCCCGCGCCGGGGTCGGCATTGCCACTCTCTACCGCAACTTTCCCACCCGGGCGGACCTCGACGCCGCGTGCGGGCTGCGGTTGTTGACGAACGTGGGGGAGTTCATCGACGAAGCACTCTCACGCTTTGCCGACGACCCCCAGGCCCACTGGGACACCTTTGTGTGGCAGCTTCTCGATTACGGTGCCGGCCCCCTCGTCGCCGCTATCGCCCATGACCGGTGGCAGCACCATCCGGAACTGTCCGCCGAACGGGCGGCCACCATGGAGGCCTTCCAAGGTGTGCTGGACAAGGCGGCGCCAGCCGGGCTGGTGCCTGCCGGGCTCACGCCGCTCGAGTTCGCCGCCGAGATGTTCGTGGTCACACGGCCTCTCGACGGCGAGATGGTGGCAGTTGACGCAGACGTGCAGCGCCGCCTTGTTGGCCGGTTGCTCACGGCCTGGAGGAACGCGGGGTAA
- a CDS encoding ATP-binding protein, with amino-acid sequence MEPIFNVRDLVLRKGDDPLTFDTYDGLTLLITEREVGATTLCMTLAGRFSQKSGDVHVGDASKPRQRFKKVALAGTTLLDSLERQVDTREVIREQVAWAQPFFKFVPKDILSHDLVKPWLEPLRLTDLDPSLDVGDLTVQDRFRLRVLLALVARKNAVAIVVDDIDQIRSAELRQELLDDLLTLSRHLPVVVSTVNEDPGNHADHVIDLRSGNPSEPELETEQTEHTEHTDQTEEASA; translated from the coding sequence ATGGAACCCATCTTCAACGTGCGGGATCTTGTTTTGCGTAAAGGCGATGATCCGCTGACGTTCGACACCTACGACGGCCTGACCCTCCTGATCACTGAGCGCGAAGTCGGCGCGACCACGCTGTGCATGACGCTCGCCGGCCGCTTCAGCCAGAAGAGCGGTGACGTGCATGTTGGCGACGCCTCGAAACCCCGCCAGCGCTTCAAGAAGGTCGCGCTCGCCGGAACCACGCTGCTGGACAGCTTGGAGCGCCAGGTGGACACCCGCGAGGTGATTCGCGAGCAGGTCGCCTGGGCGCAACCGTTCTTCAAGTTCGTGCCGAAGGACATTCTCAGCCACGACTTGGTCAAGCCGTGGCTGGAGCCGTTGCGCCTGACAGACCTTGACCCGTCTCTCGACGTCGGTGATCTGACCGTCCAGGACCGCTTCCGACTGCGCGTTCTTCTCGCGCTGGTCGCCCGCAAGAACGCCGTGGCGATCGTCGTGGACGACATCGATCAGATCCGCAGTGCAGAGCTGCGCCAGGAGCTTCTCGACGACCTTCTCACGCTCTCCCGCCACCTACCGGTTGTCGTGAGCACCGTGAACGAGGACCCGGGCAATCACGCGGACCACGTCATAGATCTGCGCTCGGGCAACCCGTCCGAACCCGAACTTGAAACCGAACAGACCGAACACACCGAACACACCGATCAGACCGAGGAGGCCAGCGCATGA